The Microbacterium trichothecenolyticum sequence GGCGCGCGGTGCAGCGAGCGGTCTCGGGCTCGAGATCATGGATGCCTTCACCGGCCAGTGCCGTCCGCCGCACTCCCTCTCCGGAGGCGAGACGTTCCTCACGTCCCTGGCGCTCGCGTTGGGATTGGCAGAGGTCGTCACGGCGCGGGCGGGCGGCATCCGTCTCGACACGCTGTTCATCGACGAAGGGTTCGGCTCGCTCGACGACGACACGCTCGACCTGGCGATGCGCACCCTCGACGAGCTGCGCCAGGGCGGACGCACGGTGGGCGTGATCAGTCACGTGGCGTCGATGAGAGACCAGCTCCCCGCCCAGCTGCGTGTCACCGCGACACCGCGTGGCCCGAGCGTGATCGCCCAGGACGCCGCGCTGATCCCGAGCTGAGCACCGGGCCGCCACCCCTAGGCTGGAGCCATGCGCAAGAGCACTCTCTGGACGATCCTCGGCGTCATCGTCGCGATCGTGATCGCGTGGGTGATCGTGAACGCCGTCCTGTCGCTCATCGCGTTCGCCTTCCGCGTTGCCGCGGTGGCTGTCGTGGCGCTCATCGTGTTCTTCGTTCTGCGCGCCGTCTTCGCCCGTCGCGACATCGACTGACCCGGCTGTCGCGCCGGGCCGATCGGCGCAAGCCCGGCCGCGGTGTCCGCCCCTCGGAGTAGCGTGACCAGCGATGTCTGATCACTCGCGCTCCGCCCATCCCCCCACGCGCGACATCGTCTTGTCGCCCAAACACCGGTGGCGGGCATACTGGGTCGCGGTGTCCGTCGCCGCCTTGACGATCCTCGACCTCACGAAGGTGAACGTCGCCTTGCCCTCGATCGAGGCGGCGCTGAACGCCGGACCGACCGAGCTGCAGCTGGTCGTGTCCGGATACATCCTCACGTTCGGCCTCGTGCTCGTTCCCGCCGGTCGCCTCGGCGACCTGCGTTCTCGTCGCATGCTCTTCCTCATCGGCCTGTCCCTCTTCCTGGTGACGAGCCTCGTCTGCGCCCTCGCCCCCGACACCAGCGTGCTGCTCGTCGCCCGCCTGCTGCAGGGTGTGGCAGCCGGCATCCAGATGCCCCAGGTGCTCGGACTCGTGCAGCAACTGTTCCAGGGCAAGGAGCGCGGACGCGCCTTCGGACTGTTCGGCGCGACGATCGGCATCGCCACCGCTTTCGGCCCCACGCTGGGCGGGTTGCTCATCGCCCTGGGCGGCGACACCGATGGATGGCGTCTCATCTTCTGGATCAACGTCCCGCTCGTGGCGATCGTCATCGCGCTGGCGGCGTGGCTGCTGCCCGACACGCGCACGAAGTCGCGCCGCACACTCGACCTCGATCCCGTGGGCGTGCTGCTGTTCGCTGTGACGATCCTCGCCCTGATGTGGCCGTTCCTGTTCACCACCGGCGCGCCGGGCGATGATCCGCGACGGTGGTGGTGGCTCGTGGCATCCGTGGTCTTCGCCGCGGCCTTCGTGTTCTGGGAGCGCCGCTACGCCGATCGGGGCGGCATGCCGCTCATGCCGTTCTCGATCTTCGCCTTGTCGTCGTACCGGAACGGCGTGCTCATCTCGACGGCGTACTTCTCGGCCGTGCCCGCGATGTTCCTGCTGGGCACGCTCTTCCTGCAGGGAGGTCTGGGTCTCGAGCCGGTCTTCGCCGGCATGGTCACGATCGGTTTCGCCGTCGCCTCGGCGTGGAGCTCGTGGATCGGCGGCAACCTGGTGACGCGACTGGGCAGGCCCCTCGTGGTGTGGGGGATCATGGGCATGGTCGCCACGGCGGCCGGCCTCGTGCTCGTGGCGCTGTTCACCGCGCCCGAGTGGACGCCATGGGCGATGGCGATGGTCATGGTGTTCGGGGGGTTCGCCGGCGGCCTGGTCATCTCACCGAACCAGACCCTGACCCTCGCCGAGATCCCGGTCACCAGTGGCGGCGTGGCGGGCTCGGTGGGACAGTTGGGTCAGCGCATCGGCACGGCCGTGGGCACCGCGATCGCTCTCGCCCTGTTCTACGCGACCGTTTATCGCGAGCAGGGCAGCGCCGACATGCAGGTGGTGTACCACGACGCCTACGCCTCGGGCATGATCA is a genomic window containing:
- a CDS encoding MFS transporter; this encodes MSDHSRSAHPPTRDIVLSPKHRWRAYWVAVSVAALTILDLTKVNVALPSIEAALNAGPTELQLVVSGYILTFGLVLVPAGRLGDLRSRRMLFLIGLSLFLVTSLVCALAPDTSVLLVARLLQGVAAGIQMPQVLGLVQQLFQGKERGRAFGLFGATIGIATAFGPTLGGLLIALGGDTDGWRLIFWINVPLVAIVIALAAWLLPDTRTKSRRTLDLDPVGVLLFAVTILALMWPFLFTTGAPGDDPRRWWWLVASVVFAAAFVFWERRYADRGGMPLMPFSIFALSSYRNGVLISTAYFSAVPAMFLLGTLFLQGGLGLEPVFAGMVTIGFAVASAWSSWIGGNLVTRLGRPLVVWGIMGMVATAAGLVLVALFTAPEWTPWAMAMVMVFGGFAGGLVISPNQTLTLAEIPVTSGGVAGSVGQLGQRIGTAVGTAIALALFYATVYREQGSADMQVVYHDAYASGMITVGVFLGLALIVGVADLAGRARAGSQTP